One region of Glycine max cultivar Williams 82 chromosome 9, Glycine_max_v4.0, whole genome shotgun sequence genomic DNA includes:
- the LOC100798604 gene encoding cucumber peeling cupredoxin has product MAPPIAAQLLAFALLVTAVSAAETGYHNHTVGGGTGWSFNSTTNTSATNYSSWASTQTFDLGDYLIFNTNSNQTVVQTYNKTTYLNCTADYSDNGTFVYNGGSRGFGEALTVVVPLTIVGPNYFFSDAGDGVQCQRGLGLPPSLNQPPPPPYQEPPGPDAAQSPPITVAQSPSGSAFANLADLRVVVYGIVLGLLLQFL; this is encoded by the exons ATGGCGCCACCCATCGCGGCACAACTCCTGGCCTTCGCCCTCCTTGTCACCGCCGTCTCCGCCGCCGAAACCGGTTACCACAACCATACTGTCGGCGGCGGAACCGGCTGGTCCTTCAACTCTACCACCAACACATCCGCCACCAACTACTCTTCTTGGGCTTCAACTCAAACCTTCGACCTCGGCGATTATCTCA TTTTCAATACGAACTCGAACCAAACGGTGGTTCAGACATACAACAAGACGACCTATCTGAACTGCACCGCCGATTATTCCGACAATGGAACCTTCGTGTACAACGGCGGAAGCCGTGGTTTCGGCGAAGCGTTGACCGTCGTTGTTCCGTTGACCATAGTTGGACCGAACTACTTCTTCTCCGACGCCGGCGACGGTGTGCAGTGCCAGCGCGGCCTCGGCTTGCCGCCGAGTCTCAACCAGCCGCCTCCGCCGCCGTACCAGGAGCCTCCGGGTCCCGACGCCGCTCAATCTCCGCCGATCACGGTGGCGCAGTCTCCCAGCGGCAGCGCTTTCGCGAACCTCGCAGACCTGCGCGTGGTTGTTTACGGCATCGTTCTGGGGTTGCTGCTGCAGTTTCTGTGA
- the LOC100800183 gene encoding probable phosphopantothenoylcysteine decarboxylase: protein MDSSGPAREKGKAKAVARRTRARAKAKAKAKAKAKDNTKANTKAKAEANTEAKAKTNTEAKEKTNTEAKAECAPPPEKPRVLLACCGSICAAKFERVCRHFLEWAEVKVVLTRSALPYIGDQTFPDDLLACIDEHEWLTWKQIGDPVVHIELREWADIMIIAPLSLNTLGKIAGGLCDNLLTCIVRAWDYEKPFFVAPSMESSEWIDSLTEDHAMAIDELGIHLIPPVPQRASEYHAMAQPFTIYSSVRASYELKMKGKYGQV, encoded by the exons ATGGATTCGTCTGGTCCTGCAAGGGAAAAGGGCAAGGCAAAAGCTGTGGCAAGAAGAACTAGGGCAAGAGCTAAGGCTAAAGCTAAGGCTAAAGCTAAGGCAAAAGATAATACAAAAGCTAATACAAAAGCTAAGGCAGAAGCTAATACAGAAGCTAAGGCAAAAACTAATACAGAAGCTAAGGAAAAAACTAATACAGAAGCTAAGGCAGAGTGTGCTCCTCCTCCAGAGAAGCCTCGGGTTCTGCTTGCTTGTTGTGGAAGTATTTGTGCAGCAAAATTTGAGCGTGTTTGTAGACATTTTTTAGAATGGGCAGAAGTGAAGGTAGTTCTCACAAGATCAGCTTTGCCTTATATTGGAGATCAAACATTTCCCGATGATCTACTTGCATGTATTGATGAGCACGAGTGGCTTACTTGGAAACAGATAGGTGATCCTGTGGTCCACATTGAGCTTCGTGAATGGGCTGATATCATGATCATTGCTCCATTGTCATTAAACACTCTTGGCAAG ATAGCGGGAGGGTTGTGTGACAATCTTCTGACATGCATTGTGAGAGCATGGGACTACGAGAAGCCATTTTTTGTTGCACCATCCATGGAGTCTTCTGAGTGGATAGACTCATTAACTGAAGATCATGCGATGGCCATTGATGAGCTTGGCATCCATCTCATCCCACCTGTTCCTCAGAGGGCATCTGAGTATCACGCAATGGCACAACCTTTCACCATTTACTCAAGTGTGAGAGCTTCTTATGAGTTAAAGATGAAAGGAAAGTATGGTCAGGTTTAG